The sequence GCGCAAAATCCACCGTTTTACGGGTGGTATTCCTAGGCTCATCAACATTCTATGTGAGCGCATGCTTATTGGTGCCTATGGCCACAATAAGCCCATTGTCGATCGCGCCATATTCACGATTGCCCGCAATGAAGTTGCGGGCAGCTTGGAAAATGCGCCCTCCTATTCATGGCCCCTGTCCAGCCGAATCATGGCGGCTATTATCGGCACCATAGTCGCCGTTCTTATTATCGCAATAGTATGGCAATCCAACCAAAACACACCCGCCGAACAGGCCAAATCACTCGCAAGTGTTACAGCCGAAACGGGAAGTGCACCCACTACCGATACACCTCACCCTTACCGCATCAACCATTACACTCACGCTCAATTTCAGTTACTCAGTTATCTCGGTCTCTCGCTAGAAACCGAGAGTCACCCTTGTTGGGCGTTAGCAGAACAGCATATTCAATGTAAAACAGATACCTTCGAGACATGGCAAGCCATTCGCGATCTAAACCGCCCTGTGGTTCTCGTACTCACTACGCCCGAACGATTTACTTCACATGCTGTAGTCACTGGTTTAAACCTTACCTCGGCTGAACTTCTCACCCTTCAAAATAAAAAGGTTCAAGTTTCACTGGCCGAACTAGGCCCGCTATGGAACGGTAAAATTTTCTATGCCTGGCATCGCCCAAAGAACTTCACAGAGCCCCTTATTCTGGGCCAGCGTAATGAGGCTGTACGCTGGCTGGCTGAACAGTTTGCGCTACTGGACCAGCGCCAAGAACCACTCACCAATAATTATTTTAATCGTGTGCTACAGCAACGCGTCAAAATTTTTCAACGCAACCAAGGCCTTAGGGACGACGGAATTGTGGGTGAACAAACTCTAATGAAAGTAAACGAAGCGTTGGGTATTGATAAGACCCTGTCGTTACTGCAGGACTAACCCGATAACAGGTACACCATGTCATTAATACTCGATGCGCTCAATAAGGCAGACCAAGAAAGACGGAAACATGATGATCCGCCAGGGCTCGGCAGTCATCATGATGATGATTTTCCCACGCCCAAGCATAATCGCTTTACGTTCGGTATCGCAGTTGCGTGCATAGGCATAGCGATTGCGTTTGCTGCGGCTTACTGGCTGTGGCCCACGAAAAGCACCTCCAACATCGCTCCCCTAAACAACGGTGAATCTGACAATACGGTTCAACAATCGGCAGCGACCCCAACGCTAGAAGCAGCCTCTATACCGGTTACGCATACTGCTGCAATACCGGTTCCAGCAGGCTCTCACCTCCCGCAAGCCCCAGACAGCAATACGAATGATGTGGAAGCACTTTACCAGCGAAGTGAAACCCCGCTGCCAACAGATGCATCGCTCGCAAGCACAGTACCTGACAACAGCAGCCCGCCACCAGTCGTAGCGCTATCGACAAAACCTGCCGAAGTACCCGTCAACCCGATACCTACCCCGAGCCCGACGGTAGAACCGGAGCCACGACACCCAACACTGGCCGATTTCGCCTCAGTAGGTAACATCCGTAGCCTTTCATGGACGATTCAAGAAAAAATTCCGTCATTGAATTACAGCGATCATCGTTATATGCCTAACGAGAAAGGGTTTATTGTGATTAATGGCCAGAAAGTAAGAAAAGGTGGCCTAATAGAAAAAGGTTTACTGCTAGAAAGCGTTCTACAAGATGGTGCGCTGATGAAGTTTGAAGGTAAAATATTTAAGATTCCAGCCCTTAATAGCTGGGTGAATATGTGATTGTTACGGGAGGGTATTTTTCATACCCTCCGTATTGATGTCCATTTAAACGACTTAGTTTAAAACTTCTTGCCAATAGATAATTCTATCGTGTCCACGATAACTCCCGAAACTGAACGTTGCTGTAGGCAATACTGTATCCGTAAAATCACCGTCATCATTCCAATCAAAACGCAGCCACGGGTAATTCGTTAAATCTATATCGACTTGAAAACTACCCGTATTACCAGCACCAGGCGCAGAAAAAAATTGGCCAGCATCGCCACCCGAAAAAAATACACTACCTCCACTGATCAGATCATAATTACCGGTTGTGGTGCCACCCCCCACTGTCACAACTCGATTACTCAAGGTATCTAGAGAGCCATCAGGGTAATTAATATCGGCCAGTAAAATACTCGTACACGCATCGTCCGTATTGTGTTCCCATGAAACACCGTTCCAATAATCGGTAACAAAAACCACGGGTAAATTAGCGGTTTCCGGCCCAAACGAATCTTCTAACCTAAGCCTACCAAACACAACACTTGTTTGGCCCATAAGAAAATGGTCGTTGGCTGTATCATTATCCGCATCAAGATCGAAATCAGCACTGATAAAACCGACGGCATCGGCATCACTCATATCTACACCGAGGTTCAGTAACGAATAAGGGCCGTCAGGCGCGCTGGTTCGGAACAAAGTTAAGGTTGCATCCACATCGGCTTCACCATTTGTCCATACAACGTCGGTAAAGCCACTTAAGCGAGACGATAAAGGCGTCGATAAGACAACGTCTATTGCGCCATAATCCACGCTTCCACCGCCCCCATCAGGGTTCCAACGAGCAAAATCACCGGTATAGTTTTGCGTACGCTGCGCTGCAGGCAATTGTGCATTAAACGCTTGCAGAGAGTATTCCGCTAAAAACGGCTCACCCATGTAGCTGTAGCCCCCTAGGTTGCACGAAGGAGTAATAGCGTCGAGAACAAAAGTGAAGTATGCCGGAGTAAATCGACCTACGTGCCCGGAACGGCCCTGAATACGATCCGTGTAAGCCGCGCCTGCGCCCAAGTAATCACCATCCAAACTTACTGCCTCAATTTCAATAATGCCCACCTCGGCATAGTAAAGGGTACTCGTACTTCCAACGCCCAACGAAAAGTTAGCAAGCTGCCGTCCATCGGCCGGAGGCGTGGCGCTGGTTTCTAACCCAGTATCATTACCCGCAACCGGTAGTAATAAACGAGACGTAAGTTGCACACCTTCACCCGGCACTTCGAGCCCAACACTCGCGATAGCGGCGTTATTAGCTAGGTTTGCATTATTATTAGGGTTCGTATCATTGTGACCATCCGCAATACCATCATCATTCGCGTCGTCGGCCAAACTCCACGCCACAGCCCTTACCGTTGCAGAAAAATCATCGCCCGCTGTAGCTAATACTCCACCAGTTGCCCCCGTCGCAGCCGGGTTGCCTGTAACTTGGAGATCAAAAGCAAAGGGACGAGCCACAAATGTGCTGCTCCCTCCCACAATAGGTTGATCAGAATAACTTAAACTATCGTCTTGAAAACTAAGTGCATACCGCCCCACATCCGTCGTTTGCAAACTAAAACTCGCTATACCAGACACAAAGGGGAGCGTTAAATTAGGGGCAGCAGGCGCGACACTCGCCAGCGCTTGAGTCTCTGTTGCACTAATGACCGATGGCGCCGCACCTGCGGGATCCGTTGCCGTGCGACTAACCCACGCTTTAACATCCGCTACTTGGTAATCAGATGCGATAGCGCATTCTCCTGTATCGGGATCCTCTCTTAACATTTCAATCATGAATTCATGATTGCGTCCAACGACCACATCGTCCAACAAGCTATCGACAAATCGCACACGAAAAGCATTCTCACTAAAGACAATATCTGCCGAGACAGTAATAACACCGGCATCACTATCTTCTATGGACAGGCTTAACGTCTCCGCATGCGAATTCTCAAGGCTCAGCACAATACTGCCTTGATCTAGTTCAGCTACTTCAAATTGATATTCTGCAACCCCAGAATCTAACGCGCCTGTAGTTAATACCCCCTGAGCATCACTCGCATTTGCAGTCTTACTCCAGGTTCCGTTTGAGGTCGATGTTGTAATGTCTATGGTGCCGGTATAATCGAGTAACGTAGTGTTACTGCTATCTTCTGCTGTAATCGTTATTTCGGCCGGTACACAGGTACTCGCCGAACCAGAGCCAATGTCTATAACAAAATGATCGACAGGGTTTAACGCACAGGGATGGGTTTCATCCATAACGTCTCCGACTTGATCCAATGTTAGCGGGCCCTCGTATATCCTTACTTCATCAATTAAACCGTTGAATCGCCGAGTCTCGAACCCTAAGTCCATCCCGATAAGTACGGGATCATCATTCAGCGTAATAGCCGGCGTGGAAACAACACCCGAACCTTCAACATCCCCGTCGATATAAATCGTTTGTATGCCCGACTCATAGGTGATCGCGATGTGATGCCACTCGCCAATAGGCACCGAAGCGGTCGTTGTAATCTCGCGGTCCCCACCTCCCCACCACCAATTAATTTGGCCTGCGCCATTGATATGGAATTCGAAATTCTCATCTTTCGACACGATCGTCGCCAGATCAGACGTCGCCCATTCGCTGGGGTTAATCCATGCGGTAACCGAAAATTCTTCAAGATCTAGCGCCGAACCCGGGCCAGGATCATCTATACGAACATAGCCATCATTTGTTGAACTAAAACTACCGTAGCCGCAGGTACCGGGATTGCTGGAATTTACAGGTGAGCTATATTCCGTTGAAGGAACCGCTCCTCCTACACTAACGCCAATACCGTGAAATTCGTTTCCCGAGCTATCAAGCACTTCACTCCCGTTTCCTAACCATTCCGACTCATCAAAACGCCATTCGGCAAGCAATGCAGGAGGAGCTGGAGGGGTTACAGTACAGAAGCTGTCGTACTCAGTATTGGCAACGGCCGAAGAATCAAATACCACCGTCGAAGCTGACCCTAAATTAATATCGTCAATCGCGGTAACGGCACCCGTAACGATTGCGCCGTTTTGCATGGTCACATCGTTTTCCGAATAAATAACGCCATGTACATCCGTATTCGAGCCTAACGTTACACTGAAATTCGCGTATAAAAATACATAACGATCGGTGTTTGCTGAATTTATGCTGGCCGAATCTCGCAGTGTAATATCACGTCGTGCAAAAATAGTAACCGTGCCAGGCCCCGACACAATAATTTCAGAACTCGATAACATATCAAACGCCTGGCTAAACGTATAAACACCAGGCTCCATCGTAAGCACAGCATTAGAGTTTATAGTCAAACGTCGATAGTCCCCAGGAGATACGGTTGCCGAGGCACCGAAACCCAACGTGATATCTGGCAGTGAGCCACCACCGTTTGGGAAATCCTCATACTCTCGATCGGTTACAACATTCCCCGTTTGAATGCAGGTGACACCGTCGCAACCACCAAACCAAAACCACGCATTCGCATCCGTTAAAGAGGTGGTATCTACCTCACTACCCGGAGCACCATTAATAGCAGACCCCCAGCCCAGAGTAACCGACCCATCCGTATCACTATTTTGAACGGGGCCAGGAAAGGTGTCCGGGCATCCTAACGAAAAAACCTTCATTGAAAACAATAGCAAGCTAATGGCCAAACACTGCAGGGCACGAAGAAACTTAAATTGCCTGTTTAAAAAAAAGGCTGGCGTCATAAAAACACTCTACTCATTGCATAAAAGCCGCAATTTCTATTTCTCGTTCACCCATTAACTGACCACCGCCACATTGAGCAACGCTATTAATATAATAAAAACTGCGTATGTCGCTGCTATCAATTGCCCGTCGACAAGTAACAATTGCAGTACAACTGGCCAACCCTGGAACTGCATAATTGATCGTAACACTCGCCATAGCTACACAGTTCGCGTCAACAAGCGCGCGAGTTCCCGCACTCCCATAGAGGCGGCTCATACCATATTGAGCACCACTTTCTGCGGCATAAAAAGCTTGTGTTGAAATACCTTCAATAATCGCATGCGTACCACTCTGGCCACTCATCCGATTAATCGCGATAGCAAGAAAAGAAATACCCACTAACATAATTAATGCTAACGGAATTAGAAAGCCAGATTGAGCAGCAACAGTAGATAACGTTCTATTTTTAAGGGACATTGCGTACTAACACCGTTCCGTCTAAAACCACACTCTCTTCGCGCTCCATAAATTCCACCTCAATCGTAATAACGGCGTTGCGATTTTCACTGCCAGGCGACAACGTAAAAACATCACCGACAGAAGCAACGTTCGTAGCGAGGAGTAACGCAGCGCTCCCTGAAGGGCTACTATCCGTTATCCCGCTGACACTGAGACCGTAGCCATAGTATTGAAGCAACGCTCCCCCAGTTAAACAAAACCGCTTTGGGAAGTCCGTAAGGTACACACGCTTATTAATAGAGTTACGATCAAACCGATGATTGGATGCAAGCTGAATTGAGCTATAAGGCGAACCTCCCGATACACTGGCCGCGGCGAGCGAGGTAGAATTAGAATAGATTTCAGCGGGATTAAATACGCCAATCGCTGCGTAGCGCACCTCTCCCAACCCAATAACAAAAGGCGCTGTTGGAATAACATTACTCGGCGTCACAATTCCATTTTCGTCATCAGCCACCGTAGTAAGGTAGTTCGCTCCCCCCACAATGGGGATATACTCCAAACAACTACCGCTGGCACTCACACGAACGCTATTTGGTAACGCATTGCGTAGCTGTCTCACCATCTGCTCAATGGATGCCCGCCCTCGAGAAATCAACTTCATTCGCAGCTCTGTCTTTCGATAGCTGTCGACCGTCGTCACGATAAACTGACTACCAATACCGGCAACAATACCCAATATAACCAACACCGCGACTAACTCCACTAATGTGAAACCTTGCATCGCAGTAACATGAGACCTATTTAGTTTCATTGGAAATGATCACGTCAATTAAAAATTCGCACGATAAGTACTTAACATCAAAGCATCACCACCAGGAATTCCCACTGTAACCGTGATTAAACGAGCAGGCACTTGGGCACCGGTAGGCCCAAAGCTAACAGCACTAACCGAGACGCTCACAGGGTAAAGAGGATCTGAGCCATCGACAAAGCCATTATAGTCACCGACGTCATTAAAACTTCCGTCTGGAGCAACGCCTAAACAGGCGACTCCGGAAGGTGAGTCACACGCGGGAACACCGCCTGTGGGTGTATTCTCGTCAAATTTACGCGATAGAATATCGTCAAGCTGCGCCTGAGCTATTTCAATGGCTCTAACACGTACCACGGGGTCAGCCGACTTAACAACGCTTTCATTAAAAACTAATAATAAAGCCGTTAAGGCCACACTCATGATAACCAAGAAAAAAATAGTTTCAATAAGTGTAACGCCACGGGACGCTGAAAACGTTCTATTTATCAATAGATTAACCCTATGATTGAACAGCACATAAAAGCACAGAGACATTCCACCTAAACGTTAAAAAAGTGGCGGAAAGTAGCGAAAAGTGAAGAGGCGATTCGATAACAATTAAACAGTATAAACATCCCGCTAAAAGCCGCGGACATAACCAGATTCTTGTACATCGATTGAGACAACTCGACCATTTTGGCTGAGCATCAAGAAACCAGCGGAGGTATACCCTAACCGGTCATAGAGGTAGGTTGTGGCAGTCAATGTTTGCCCATCTATTAACGTAAAAGGATAACTCACACCGCCCACAGTGACGCTACTTCCATCTACGTGAATATCAACTTGAGTAGTCGTTGTAATCAGTTCAACAGTGCTGAGCTGAGTCATTGCCAACTGCTGCGCAGAATAAAAAGCCGCGACAATTGAATCGCGGCTGGCCTGTAATTGCATCGTGCTTGAAGGCTGTAGACGGCCGAACGCTGAAACAGCAAGAACACCCACTATCAGTAATATTGCGACTAACTCAACTAGGGTAAACCCCGCCTTGTTCAATCTCACAACACGTCACCTTATGCACACCGCAATACATTAAGGATTATTGAGCACCAATTAAGGCAAAATCTGAGGAAACGCCATTGCTGGTTAAAGTACAAACTTCAGTCGCTTTATCCGTAATTGTTGCAGCACCCGTAACGGTGTACTTAGTCGCATCCAAATCTTTACTCAATAAGCTATTAGAAACCGCAAGCGTACAAGCGGTAACCGTCTCAAAGGAATCCGTAGATAAATTCGCTTCGTTAGCAATATCAACAGCATGGTTTAGCGCAGAAGCACTTTCCAAACTACCGGCAATACTCGCGACCGCAGCGACTTGTGCTTCGTCAGACAAATCAACAAATTTTGGTACAGCCGTAGCCGCCAAAATACCCAAAATAACTAATACAGCAATTAACTCTATAAGAGTAAAGCCTGACTGTTGTTTTACCATTGTGATATCTCCAAGTTTCTTAGTAATACGTAATTAATCCATTTTGATTGTAAACAATTTGCTCTTTGCAAATTGCGAGTTAAATCCTTAAATGTTTAGGCCACTAACGCTTTAAAGAGTAGCGTATATTGTCAATTACTTGACAGTTTTTGTCGGCTAAAACACTATTTCAACCACCGTAGACGTCCACTCTGCCCGAACTTAAATGATAGTCGAAGAAATATTCTCCATTTGGGCTTCGATTAAGCTCATATCGGCATATCCGGCCATTTATTGAATAAACACGGAAATCTTTCCTGCTCTGGCCGCTATTGTCTTCCTTAGAACCAGCAATAACCGTGCCGGGGGCATTAGAAAACAAGCCATGCCAAAGACGTTCGCACTCCTCCGGCGACTGGTTATACGATTTTACGGATGTTCGGCGTTCAGCGGTCGCAGGCCAACCTTTTTCATTAAGATAAATAGTTGAATCCATTACCGATAACGATTGAGAATTCGAAATTTTCGCTTGACCGTATAGGTTTCCGACAGCCCGAGAAAACGTAGCGGCTTGAAACTCAATTAACGAAGATTTAGAATTTTCTATCGTTGATAAATAATATTGAGTGCTAGACGAAACTAACAGCCCAACAACAATTAATACAATCGTTAATTCAAACAAGCTAAAACCATTTTCTCGTCGCACACGACACAAACAACCTTGCGAAACGTATGGTGTAACGTGAGTTTTAATTTTCACTAACCGGCACCTGTTTGAACATCGTACATATTCCATAATGGTAGGAATATTCCCAACGCTAGAACCGTTACAAATCCTGCCATAATAATAATAAGAATAGGTTCTATTCGGTCGGTTAGTGTTTTTAAATCATACTCTACTTCACGCTCGTAAAATTCAGCGACCTCTTCCAGCAGTTCCTCAACTTTACCACTTTCCTCGCCTACTGCCAGCATCTGTAAGACAAGCGGGGTAAATAAATTTGCCTGAAGATGCGTTCGCAATAGTGAATCACCTCGTTCAATACCTTGGCGAATGTTTCTAATTTTTAACGAAAGATAAGCATTATCCATAGCTGCGGCACATAACCCCAACGATTGGTTTACCGGCACACCCGCTTTAAGCATTAAGCTAAGGCTTCTTGAATAACGTGCCATTGCAGCACGTTCAATTAAACTGCCAATAACCGGTAATTTTAATTTTCGTCGCCCCCAGTCAATAGCGCCGTTTTCTGTTTTTAAATAGTAGACAAAAGATCCAATAGTGAGCGTTCCACCCAGTAAAACATAAGCCCAGTAGTGGGTAAAAACATGCGACGTACCAATTAATATTTGAGTCACAATGGGTAAATCGGCACCAAATTGTGCGAACATTTCAGCAAACGGCGGTATCACATAGACATTAATAACGAGCATTGCTGCCGCAAGCGCAATTAACACAAAAATAGGGTAACGCATTGCGGCCTTCACACGCTTACGTGTATCTTCGTCACGCTCTAAATAAACCCCTATTTGCCTAAATACTTCGTCTAGCTTTCCACTACTTTCACCAACACCAATCATATTCACAAACAGTGAATCGAAGACATCGGAATGCTGGCGCATACTCCGCGACAAGCTCATACCGGCTTCAAGTCTATCAGCAATATCGTTTAACACTTCTCGGAAGTGTTCGTGGCGAATACTGGCGGCCAACCCTCTAATACCTCGTGTTAACGGAATGCCCGCCTTGGTGACCGTGTACATTTGCCTGCAAAACATCACTAAATCAACTACAACAACTTTTTCTGCGCCCAGTAGCCGATCAATTTTTCTAACATAGGACGCGCCCAAAGATACTTCCGCGATGTTAACCGGCGTTATTCCGCGACCGATCAGCTGTGCAGCTACCGCATCAACCGATGAACCAACCATTTGCCCGTCAATGGTCTGCCCCTGATTGGTTCTTCCGGAAAACTTAAACTGAGCCATTAAGCATCTCTAACTCTCACTGGGAAAATCAGCCAATTCAGCCAAACTTTCATCTTCGATCTGCGCTGAAACACGCAGCACCTCATCTAATGTTGTAATACCTTGCATCGCAAACTCCAAAGCACTGAGACTCAACGGCCGGTAGTACTTGCTGTTATGTGCAGCATCATTAAACGCTCTTACGTTGTTATCCCGTAGCGCATTGGCCATTTCACTGTTTAACTCTAATAACTCGAAAACACCAATCCGACCTCGATAACCCGTGTTATAACAATGAGCGCAACCACTACCGCGACGAAATGTAGCGCCTTCTATATTGCTATCGCGCTTTAATGAATGTAATAAATTACGCTCATAACTATTTAACGTATGGGGTTTCGCGCAACTTTCGCATATTTTACGAACCAATCGCTGCGCAACAATGGCTTTCAAACTACTTGCTACTAAATAGGCATCTACCCCCATATCAACCAAACGAAGCGCTGAGGTAACCGCGTCATTAGTATGCAATGTAGACAACACCATGTGGCCCGTCATGGCGGCGCGAAGCGCAATCTCGGCAGACTCAGCATCTCGGATCTCGCCCACTAATAATATATCGGGATCTTGTCGTAAGGTCGCGCGTAATACGGTACTAAAGTGCAGACCAATTTTTTCGTGTACCTGCACTTGGCTTATACGAGGCAAACGATACTCTACTGGGTCTTCCACTGTTATGATTTTGCTTGCAGCCGTATTCAGCTCGGAGAGCGCGCCGTATAACGTGGTTGTTTTACCACTACCAGTTGGCCCCGTAACCAAGACCAAACCATGTGGGCGTTTAATTATTTTTCGAAAACGCTCAATGTAATGTTCAGGCATACCCACCTTTTCCAAGGCAAGTACGCCTTCGGTATGATCGAGCACACGCATGACTACAGACTCACCAAATTGAACAGGCATCGTCGATAGACGCACATCAATATTATGGCCACTCACTTTTAAATTAAATCGCCCATCTTGGGGTAATCGCTTTTCAGCAATATCGAGATTAGACATCAATTTAAGGCGTACAACCAAGGCGCTGGCAATACGTTTCTCGTTCATCACCTGCTCAACCAACACACCATCGATCCTTTGACGTATACGAAGCACGGTTTCATCTGGTTCAATATGAATATCCGACGCTCGTGTACTAATGGCTTCTTCGAATATTTTTTGCAACAATTTAACGACCGGAGCATCGGTATCGGTCGCATCCGTCATAATATCGGAGAGATCAACCGAATCTGCTTCAAGCTCTTCATCTAGCTGTTCAGCCAAAGAGGCAATCTCTTCCGCCCGACTATACGCAATATCCAAAATATCCAGCAATTCCGATTCACGCACTACCGCTGGTTTAATCGGTTTAGATATAACTTTTTGAAGTTCATCAATACCAAAAATATCGGTGGGGTCAGACATGCCTAGCAAAAAGCCATCGTCATCTTCGCGCAATATCATTACACGATACCGGCGCGCCAACGTCTCTGGCAACGACGCAACTAAATCCCGATCAAAACTAAACTGTTTAAGTTCTATAAAGGGTATATCGAGTTGACGCGAGAGCAGGCCTAACAGGCTGTTTTCATCAATAAATTTTAATTCTATTAACTGGCGCCCAAGCTTAAGGCCGGTATTTTTCTGCTCACTCAACGCCTGATCGAGCTGACCCTGACTGATAAGCTGCTGCGCAACTAATAAGTCGCCCAGTCGAATTCTTTTTGGATTGTCATTCATGGATTCACCGACGCTCCAGCGATTTCTGGTTGCACACTACGCTTTGACAACAACGTTATGCGAGATTGCACATATGCTTCAACTTCAGG is a genomic window of Teredinibacter purpureus containing:
- a CDS encoding ExeA family protein, whose protein sequence is MYHNYFGLTEQAFSIAVNPRYLYMSQQHKEALAHLLYGVKGGGFVLLSGEVGTGKTTIIKCLLEQLPNNTDIAIVLNPMADVTDMLCTICEELGAAYDKTKITVKDLTDSLHKYLIDNHTNGHNTVLLIDEAQLLSAEALEQIRLLTNLETTTQKLLQIILVGQPEINELLAQPRLRQLSQRITARFHLVPLTLAETQAYIQHRLKVAGMPPGRSPYPTAIVRKIHRFTGGIPRLINILCERMLIGAYGHNKPIVDRAIFTIARNEVAGSLENAPSYSWPLSSRIMAAIIGTIVAVLIIAIVWQSNQNTPAEQAKSLASVTAETGSAPTTDTPHPYRINHYTHAQFQLLSYLGLSLETESHPCWALAEQHIQCKTDTFETWQAIRDLNRPVVLVLTTPERFTSHAVVTGLNLTSAELLTLQNKKVQVSLAELGPLWNGKIFYAWHRPKNFTEPLILGQRNEAVRWLAEQFALLDQRQEPLTNNYFNRVLQQRVKIFQRNQGLRDDGIVGEQTLMKVNEALGIDKTLSLLQD
- a CDS encoding general secretion pathway protein GspB, encoding MSLILDALNKADQERRKHDDPPGLGSHHDDDFPTPKHNRFTFGIAVACIGIAIAFAAAYWLWPTKSTSNIAPLNNGESDNTVQQSAATPTLEAASIPVTHTAAIPVPAGSHLPQAPDSNTNDVEALYQRSETPLPTDASLASTVPDNSSPPPVVALSTKPAEVPVNPIPTPSPTVEPEPRHPTLADFASVGNIRSLSWTIQEKIPSLNYSDHRYMPNEKGFIVINGQKVRKGGLIEKGLLLESVLQDGALMKFEGKIFKIPALNSWVNM
- a CDS encoding LamG domain-containing protein — encoded protein: MTPAFFLNRQFKFLRALQCLAISLLLFSMKVFSLGCPDTFPGPVQNSDTDGSVTLGWGSAINGAPGSEVDTTSLTDANAWFWFGGCDGVTCIQTGNVVTDREYEDFPNGGGSLPDITLGFGASATVSPGDYRRLTINSNAVLTMEPGVYTFSQAFDMLSSSEIIVSGPGTVTIFARRDITLRDSASINSANTDRYVFLYANFSVTLGSNTDVHGVIYSENDVTMQNGAIVTGAVTAIDDINLGSASTVVFDSSAVANTEYDSFCTVTPPAPPALLAEWRFDESEWLGNGSEVLDSSGNEFHGIGVSVGGAVPSTEYSSPVNSSNPGTCGYGSFSSTNDGYVRIDDPGPGSALDLEEFSVTAWINPSEWATSDLATIVSKDENFEFHINGAGQINWWWGGGDREITTTASVPIGEWHHIAITYESGIQTIYIDGDVEGSGVVSTPAITLNDDPVLIGMDLGFETRRFNGLIDEVRIYEGPLTLDQVGDVMDETHPCALNPVDHFVIDIGSGSASTCVPAEITITAEDSSNTTLLDYTGTIDITTSTSNGTWSKTANASDAQGVLTTGALDSGVAEYQFEVAELDQGSIVLSLENSHAETLSLSIEDSDAGVITVSADIVFSENAFRVRFVDSLLDDVVVGRNHEFMIEMLREDPDTGECAIASDYQVADVKAWVSRTATDPAGAAPSVISATETQALASVAPAAPNLTLPFVSGIASFSLQTTDVGRYALSFQDDSLSYSDQPIVGGSSTFVARPFAFDLQVTGNPAATGATGGVLATAGDDFSATVRAVAWSLADDANDDGIADGHNDTNPNNNANLANNAAIASVGLEVPGEGVQLTSRLLLPVAGNDTGLETSATPPADGRQLANFSLGVGSTSTLYYAEVGIIEIEAVSLDGDYLGAGAAYTDRIQGRSGHVGRFTPAYFTFVLDAITPSCNLGGYSYMGEPFLAEYSLQAFNAQLPAAQRTQNYTGDFARWNPDGGGGSVDYGAIDVVLSTPLSSRLSGFTDVVWTNGEADVDATLTLFRTSAPDGPYSLLNLGVDMSDADAVGFISADFDLDADNDTANDHFLMGQTSVVFGRLRLEDSFGPETANLPVVFVTDYWNGVSWEHNTDDACTSILLADINYPDGSLDTLSNRVVTVGGGTTTGNYDLISGGSVFFSGGDAGQFFSAPGAGNTGSFQVDIDLTNYPWLRFDWNDDGDFTDTVLPTATFSFGSYRGHDRIIYWQEVLN
- a CDS encoding PulJ/GspJ family protein, which codes for MKLNRSHVTAMQGFTLVELVAVLVILGIVAGIGSQFIVTTVDSYRKTELRMKLISRGRASIEQMVRQLRNALPNSVRVSASGSCLEYIPIVGGANYLTTVADDENGIVTPSNVIPTAPFVIGLGEVRYAAIGVFNPAEIYSNSTSLAAASVSGGSPYSSIQLASNHRFDRNSINKRVYLTDFPKRFCLTGGALLQYYGYGLSVSGITDSSPSGSAALLLATNVASVGDVFTLSPGSENRNAVITIEVEFMEREESVVLDGTVLVRNVP
- a CDS encoding type IV pilus modification PilV family protein, producing the protein MINRTFSASRGVTLIETIFFLVIMSVALTALLLVFNESVVKSADPVVRVRAIEIAQAQLDDILSRKFDENTPTGGVPACDSPSGVACLGVAPDGSFNDVGDYNGFVDGSDPLYPVSVSVSAVSFGPTGAQVPARLITVTVGIPGGDALMLSTYRANF
- a CDS encoding pilus assembly FimT family protein, whose translation is MRLNKAGFTLVELVAILLIVGVLAVSAFGRLQPSSTMQLQASRDSIVAAFYSAQQLAMTQLSTVELITTTTQVDIHVDGSSVTVGGVSYPFTLIDGQTLTATTYLYDRLGYTSAGFLMLSQNGRVVSIDVQESGYVRGF
- a CDS encoding pilin translates to MVKQQSGFTLIELIAVLVILGILAATAVPKFVDLSDEAQVAAVASIAGSLESASALNHAVDIANEANLSTDSFETVTACTLAVSNSLLSKDLDATKYTVTGAATITDKATEVCTLTSNGVSSDFALIGAQ
- a CDS encoding type II secretion system protein — encoded protein: MKIKTHVTPYVSQGCLCRVRRENGFSLFELTIVLIVVGLLVSSSTQYYLSTIENSKSSLIEFQAATFSRAVGNLYGQAKISNSQSLSVMDSTIYLNEKGWPATAERRTSVKSYNQSPEECERLWHGLFSNAPGTVIAGSKEDNSGQSRKDFRVYSINGRICRYELNRSPNGEYFFDYHLSSGRVDVYGG
- a CDS encoding type II secretion system F family protein translates to MAQFKFSGRTNQGQTIDGQMVGSSVDAVAAQLIGRGITPVNIAEVSLGASYVRKIDRLLGAEKVVVVDLVMFCRQMYTVTKAGIPLTRGIRGLAASIRHEHFREVLNDIADRLEAGMSLSRSMRQHSDVFDSLFVNMIGVGESSGKLDEVFRQIGVYLERDEDTRKRVKAAMRYPIFVLIALAAAMLVINVYVIPPFAEMFAQFGADLPIVTQILIGTSHVFTHYWAYVLLGGTLTIGSFVYYLKTENGAIDWGRRKLKLPVIGSLIERAAMARYSRSLSLMLKAGVPVNQSLGLCAAAMDNAYLSLKIRNIRQGIERGDSLLRTHLQANLFTPLVLQMLAVGEESGKVEELLEEVAEFYEREVEYDLKTLTDRIEPILIIIMAGFVTVLALGIFLPLWNMYDVQTGAG